From Channa argus isolate prfri chromosome 21, Channa argus male v1.0, whole genome shotgun sequence, one genomic window encodes:
- the ccdc3a gene encoding coiled-coil domain-containing protein 3a — MFSTTLHVATLCIFAHLDSFTHGCQLPSEWRPLSEGCRAELAEIIVYARVLAIHREPLAGAGTGSLYNSLPFGFGYGYEGAAEGLLYSAEVELLCDQAWGSMLEVPSGSRLNLTGLGYLSCQSHTVMENYSYFFFLRMDDNYNILPHSVNFQDAIFPDTTENRRTFSSLFQFSNCTQGNQPFHTFSPEWDIQEDSRLLCSSVQAALFEEEERGRKLQDRLAATERRNRQLKERVRKLKRSLRNARKAARKAEQEAQELQGKLRAAEWRVGHHLNAITQEDPLPGRYTSTAIRQRMQL, encoded by the exons ATGTTTTCCACAACTCTCCATGTCGCAACGCTCTGCATTTTTGCGCACCTGGACAGTTTTACGCACGGGTGCCAGCTGCCTTCTGAGTGGCGGCCGCTTAGTGAGGGTTGCCGTGCAGAGCTGGCCGAGATCATTGTGTACGCCCGGGTCCTGGCCATCCACCGGGAGCCCCTGGCTGGGGCTGGGACAGGGAGCCTGTACAACTCGCTGCCCTTTGGGTTCGGTTATGGGTACGAGGGCGCTGCAGAAGGGCTGCTGTACTCGGCGGAGGTGGAGCTGCTCTGCGATCAAGCCTGGGGCAGCATGCTGGAGGTCCCTTCGGGATCTAGGCTCAACTTAACTGGGCTGGGGTACCTGTCCTGCCAGTCCCACACCGTGATGGAGAACTACTCCTACTTCTTCTTCCTCAG GATGGATGACAACTACAACATCCTGCCACACAGTGTCAACTTCCAAGATGCCATATTCCCTGACACAACTGAGAACAGGCGCACGTTCTCCAGCCTCTTTCAGTTCTCAAACTGTACCCAAGGAAACCAGCCGTTCCACACTTTCAGCCCGGAGTGGGACATCCAGGAGGACAGCAGG CTGCTTTGTTCCTCAGTGCAGGCGGCACTttttgaggaggaggagcgaGGCCGCAAGCTGCAGGACCGCTTGGCTGCAACGGAGAGGAGGAACCGGCAGCTGAAGGAGCGCGTTCGCAAGTTGAAGCGCTCCCTGAGGAACGCCCGCAAGGCTGCGCGGAAGGCCGAGCAGGAGGCGCAGGAGCTGCAAGGGAAGCTGAGGGCTGCAGAGTGGAGAGTGGGCCATCACCTAAATGCTATAACCCAAGAGGATCCTCTACCAGGGCGCTACACAAGCACGGCAATACGCCAGCGAATGCAGCTTTAA